In the genome of Crassaminicella thermophila, the window AAGGATTCATAGGCTCAAGTACAATATCTTGTTTTTTAATTTTTACTTGTTGTGCCAATTTATTAGCCAATCTAATTAATGTCTGTTCTCTTTTTCTGCGATAATCTTCCGTATCTAGTACAACTCTTAAATACTTGTCTCTTTCTTTATTAACAACCAAACTCACAAGATATTGTATAGAATCTAGTGTCTGTCCTCTTCTCCCTATAATCACGCCCATGTCTTCTCCAAAGACTTCTACGTACAAAGTATTATCCTTTAACTTTGTTTTAAAATTTGCATCGAGTTTCATATTTTTAAACATATTACTTAAAAATTCTACCGCTTTTTCTTCTGGATTATCTAAAATTGTAACTCTTACTTTTGCTAGTCTTGTCCCAATTAAGCCTAAAAACCCTTTGCTTGGTTCCTCTATTACCTCTACTTCCACCTGATCTCTTGCAACTTTTAATTCTTCAAGGGCATTTTTCACAGCTTCTTCTACAGTTTTTCCTGTTTTTTCTGTGAATTTCATATTAACTTAATTCCTCCTTAGACGTTACAGCTTTTGGCATAAAATATTGCTGAACCATTTGGAATGCATTACTTACAACCCAATATAATGTAAGTCCTGCTGGAAAACTACGACCCCACCAAAGAATCATAACAGGAAATACCATATTCATTGTTTTCATTGTTTGATTTTGTGCAGCAGCCCCTGTATTAGCAGTACTCATTGAAAAATAAGTTGTAATTCCTGCCAAAATAGGTAATATAATCGGGTCTGGATTGCTTAAATTTGGTATCCATAGAAAAGATTCACTTATAGCTTGAAGAAACTTAGGGTCTGTAATATATACTGTAGGAGTTCTCAATACTGAAAACAACCCAAATATTATTGGAAGCTGAATCAATAACGGTAAACAACCACCCATAGGATTAATTTTGTGTTTCTTATATAATTCCATTGTTTTAATGTTAAGTTTTTCTTTATCATTTTTATATTTTTCTTGAAGTTCCTTAAGCTTTGGCTGTAATTCAGACATCTGTCTTGTATTTTTTAATTGTTGCAATGTCAACGGTAATAGAATTAATTTTACAATGATTGTAAAAAGTATAATAGATATACCATAGTTTCCTATTAAGTTATACAAATATAATAAAAGATATCCCATTGGTTTAGCTAAAAAACGCATTAAATTATTTACCCCCTACTCTATTATTTTAAAGGGTCATATCCTCCCGAATGAAAAGGATGACATTTTAAAATTCTTTTTATACTGATATATATGCCTTTTATTGCACCATACTTTTCTAAAGCTTGCAATGTAT includes:
- the jag gene encoding RNA-binding cell elongation regulator Jag/EloR; the protein is MKFTEKTGKTVEEAVKNALEELKVARDQVEVEVIEEPSKGFLGLIGTRLAKVRVTILDNPEEKAVEFLSNMFKNMKLDANFKTKLKDNTLYVEVFGEDMGVIIGRRGQTLDSIQYLVSLVVNKERDKYLRVVLDTEDYRRKREQTLIRLANKLAQQVKIKKQDIVLEPMNPYERRIIHSTLQNHPYVETRSEGEEPFRKVVIAAK
- a CDS encoding YidC/Oxa1 family membrane protein insertase, producing the protein MRFLAKPMGYLLLYLYNLIGNYGISIILFTIIVKLILLPLTLQQLKNTRQMSELQPKLKELQEKYKNDKEKLNIKTMELYKKHKINPMGGCLPLLIQLPIIFGLFSVLRTPTVYITDPKFLQAISESFLWIPNLSNPDPIILPILAGITTYFSMSTANTGAAAQNQTMKTMNMVFPVMILWWGRSFPAGLTLYWVVSNAFQMVQQYFMPKAVTSKEELS
- the yidD gene encoding membrane protein insertion efficiency factor YidD, with the translated sequence MKEILICLVKIYRKYISPLKPPTCRFYPTCSQYTLQALEKYGAIKGIYISIKRILKCHPFHSGGYDPLK